CGGAGAACGGCCATAGTACATGACCCCCTCCGTCTTGACATCTTCAAAATGGGCCGATATCAAGCCGGTCTTGCGAAAATCTCCCCCGGACAGGTCGCAGCCGACAAAGCGGGTGTCCGTCAGGTTGGAATCGCGCCAGACCGCAGTGGTCAGTGCGGTCTCCCGGAATACCGCTCCGGAGAAGTCGCTTTCCAGCATCTGGGTAGCTCGCCACTCCCCGCGCTCGAAGTGAGCCTCCCGCAGATCACTCAACAACAGACTGGCCCCGGAGCCGATAACGTCGACAAACCGGCAGCCAGCCATCTTCACTCTCTGGAAAAAGGCCCCTTCCAGGTGAGCGCGGGAGAAATCGCATGCCGACAACTCGGAATCCTGAACATACAGAGAGGACATTCTGGATTCCAGGAAAAGACCACGACGCACCACACTGCCGGACAGATTGGCGCCGGTCAGATCCATTCCCGAAAAATCGACACCCGAAAGGTCCATGAAGGTCAAATCGGCATTGCGTAATGTCGCGGGCTTGCCAAGGGCCTCCAAAAGGGACTCCCGGCTGGAGATTCGTTTCACATATACCTCGCGAGGGAACAAAGGCCGTAAACCGCAACGTCCGCCGTCGGCAATCGTCT
The Magnetococcales bacterium DNA segment above includes these coding regions:
- a CDS encoding pentapeptide repeat-containing protein, giving the protein MKRISSRESLLEALGKPATLRNADLTFMDLSGVDFSGMDLTGANLSGSVVRRGLFLESRMSSLYVQDSELSACDFSRAHLEGAFFQRVKMAGCRFVDVIGSGASLLLSDLREAHFERGEWRATQMLESDFSGAVFRETALTTAVWRDSNLTDTRFVGCDLSGGDFRKTGLISAHFEDVKTEGVMYYGRSPWDGVVLSDIDWSKKLVTFDGE